One window from the genome of Methanoculleus sp. 7T encodes:
- a CDS encoding copper-translocating P-type ATPase, producing the protein MDHDHGRQYETQLAEASRQKPPEIHRPGAEHHHALEDFRRRFVISTILTIPILLLSAPVQSLLGITITFPGSDYLLLGLATAVYLYGGWPFLAGIVSELRARMPGMMTLIAVAITVAYVYSSAVVLGIVGGEGFFWELATLIDIMLLGHWVEMRSVLGASRALEELVRVMPSEAHLVRDGGTEDVPVDRLAPGDRVLVRPGEKVPVDGVVIEGATSVDEAMLTGESKPVEKRPGDEVIGGAINGEGSVVVEVRKTGAETYLAQVIDLVRKAQESRSRTQDLANRAAFLLVVIALSVGAVTFAVWLILGEGAGFAVERAATVMVIACPHALGLAVPLVVAVSTALAAQSGFLIRDRTAFERAKDLQAVIFDKTGTLTQGRFGVTDILTFGGAAEEDVVRTAASVEAHSEHPIARGVVRTAEERGLSLLPLENFRAIPGKGVEAAADGRVVRVVSPGYLAEQGIASGDARVGALQRQGKTVVFLLEDGRLTGALALADIIRPESEEAIRRLKGMGIRCMMLTGDNPDVAAWVAGELGLDEFFAGVLPHEKAEKVQEVQRRYRVAMVGDGINDAPALVQADVGIAIGAGTDVAVESADIVLVRNDPRDAAAVIDLSKKTYRKMFENLLWATGYNAVAIPLAAGVLFGAGIVLTPAAGAVLMSASTVIVAVNARLLRI; encoded by the coding sequence AGTCGCTCCTCGGGATCACCATCACCTTCCCCGGCTCGGACTACCTCCTCCTCGGTCTCGCGACCGCGGTATACCTCTACGGCGGCTGGCCGTTTCTTGCCGGGATCGTAAGCGAACTCCGGGCACGGATGCCGGGGATGATGACGCTCATCGCCGTTGCGATCACCGTCGCCTACGTCTACAGTTCGGCGGTCGTCCTCGGGATCGTCGGCGGGGAGGGGTTCTTCTGGGAACTCGCCACCTTGATCGATATCATGCTTCTCGGGCACTGGGTGGAGATGCGCTCGGTCCTCGGGGCGTCGAGGGCGCTTGAGGAGCTCGTCAGGGTCATGCCGTCGGAGGCGCACTTGGTCAGGGACGGGGGGACCGAGGATGTGCCCGTGGACCGGCTTGCTCCGGGCGACCGGGTGCTCGTCCGGCCCGGGGAGAAGGTGCCGGTCGACGGTGTAGTGATCGAAGGGGCGACGAGCGTCGATGAGGCGATGCTCACCGGGGAGTCGAAACCGGTGGAGAAGCGCCCGGGCGACGAGGTCATCGGCGGAGCGATCAACGGCGAGGGCTCGGTCGTCGTCGAGGTCCGGAAGACAGGGGCGGAGACCTACCTCGCCCAGGTGATCGACCTTGTGCGAAAAGCGCAGGAGAGCCGGTCCCGGACACAGGACCTCGCAAACCGGGCTGCGTTCCTCCTCGTGGTGATCGCCCTCTCGGTCGGTGCGGTGACGTTCGCGGTATGGCTCATTCTCGGGGAGGGGGCCGGATTTGCGGTGGAGCGGGCTGCGACCGTGATGGTCATCGCCTGCCCCCACGCGCTCGGTCTCGCCGTCCCGCTCGTGGTCGCGGTCTCGACGGCGCTTGCCGCACAGTCCGGGTTCTTGATCCGGGACCGGACCGCGTTTGAGCGGGCAAAGGACCTCCAGGCGGTCATCTTCGACAAGACCGGGACCCTCACGCAGGGGAGGTTCGGGGTCACGGATATCCTCACCTTCGGAGGGGCTGCGGAGGAGGACGTGGTCAGGACCGCGGCGTCGGTGGAGGCGCACTCCGAGCACCCGATCGCCCGGGGCGTGGTCAGGACCGCGGAGGAACGGGGGCTCTCCCTCCTCCCGCTCGAGAACTTCCGGGCGATCCCCGGGAAGGGCGTCGAGGCGGCGGCCGACGGCCGGGTCGTCCGGGTGGTCAGCCCCGGCTACCTCGCGGAGCAGGGGATAGCATCCGGGGATGCGCGGGTAGGGGCGCTCCAGCGGCAAGGCAAGACCGTCGTCTTCCTCCTCGAAGACGGGCGGCTCACGGGCGCGCTCGCGCTCGCCGATATCATCAGGCCGGAGTCTGAGGAGGCTATCCGCCGGCTCAAAGGGATGGGCATCCGGTGCATGATGCTGACCGGCGACAACCCGGACGTCGCCGCATGGGTGGCGGGGGAACTGGGCCTCGATGAGTTCTTTGCCGGGGTCCTGCCCCACGAGAAGGCCGAGAAGGTCCAGGAGGTGCAGCGCCGCTACCGGGTGGCGATGGTGGGCGACGGGATCAACGACGCTCCGGCGCTCGTGCAGGCCGACGTCGGGATCGCCATCGGAGCGGGGACCGATGTGGCCGTGGAGAGCGCCGATATCGTGCTCGTGCGAAACGACCCTCGGGACGCGGCTGCAGTCATCGACCTCTCGAAGAAGACCTACCGGAAGATGTTCGAGAACCTCCTCTGGGCGACCGGCTACAACGCCGTCGCCATCCCGCTCGCCGCCGGCGTGCTCTTCGGTGCCGGTATCGTCCTCACCCCGGCGGCCGGGGCGGTGCTGATGAGCGCAAGCACCGTGATCGTCGCGGTCAACGCCCGGTTGCTCCGGATATAG
- a CDS encoding type II toxin-antitoxin system PemK/MazF family toxin, with the protein MGRYVGGDVLLASVRIGGIGEWKVRPVVVVAAEESGGLLVCPVSSKPSSDAPSVPLSLDDFARGGLDLFGESYALTAYTLTIRAADIIGKKGSLLPETLAAIRGAVPPACRPPEKRTRRRR; encoded by the coding sequence ATGGGGCGATACGTCGGCGGGGACGTTCTTCTGGCCTCCGTGCGCATCGGGGGCATCGGTGAATGGAAGGTGCGGCCGGTTGTGGTCGTTGCGGCAGAGGAGAGCGGCGGCCTGCTGGTCTGTCCGGTCTCAAGCAAGCCGTCTTCCGATGCCCCCTCGGTCCCGCTCTCGCTCGACGACTTCGCCCGGGGCGGGCTCGACCTCTTTGGGGAGAGTTACGCCCTGACCGCCTACACCCTCACCATAAGGGCGGCCGACATCATCGGGAAGAAAGGCTCTCTCCTGCCTGAGACGCTTGCCGCCATCCGGGGGGCCGTGCCGCCGGCATGCCGCCCTCCCGAGAAGAGAACCCGCCGGCGGCGGTAA
- a CDS encoding PAS domain S-box protein translates to MTDSYRDRALCDHLVLDTLEDGLLVVNGDRRVAWCNPTLVRTLAVRQEDVLGADVLSLFSRYLAPILQDEAAAVLIRQALENGADLPALLCRTRTPDGSQRWLSISGIPAHAEIGVGPKVIRIRDATGNVNAHYFRTALDRSPVVVFAQDRGLRYIWSYNQQLGPTDTSIIGMADPEAFLSDEAAHLTALKRRVLETGEIIRAEAVLTVAGEPHVRDLTLKPLRDAGGSIVGITGTAFDVTERDRAEEALRKRTYDLNQRMNELRCLYTIAHLVEVPGITLDRLLQAVADTLPSGWQYPDDTAARITVEGREYRRGDPGETPWKQKSPIVVRGACVGEVEVRYLRERPEADEGPFLREERMLLDAVAERLGRVIERMRAEAALLNSEEKFRGIAQRSFDLIVTSYLAGGLNYVSPAMERILGYHPEEMAGTDWEDYVLQSSLLVWEEGRRKVLRGEQVEGLRVEVRRKDGETAVLELNESPIVENGMIVGFQAVGRDISERILYERLREQAFDMTARNIAQFAVLADHVRHPLQVIMGIADLLEDDETAEKLREQVRRINRRVSQLDREWMESRKIREFLKRYEL, encoded by the coding sequence ATGACAGACTCATATCGGGACCGGGCACTATGCGACCATCTGGTGCTCGACACTCTGGAAGACGGCCTCCTCGTAGTTAATGGCGACCGGAGGGTTGCGTGGTGTAACCCGACGCTCGTGCGGACCCTTGCGGTCCGGCAGGAGGACGTCCTCGGGGCGGACGTGCTCTCTCTTTTCAGCAGGTATCTTGCGCCGATTCTCCAGGACGAGGCTGCTGCAGTGTTGATCCGGCAGGCCCTCGAGAACGGCGCAGACCTGCCCGCCCTCCTCTGCCGCACCCGGACTCCCGACGGCAGCCAGCGCTGGCTCTCGATATCGGGCATACCGGCCCACGCAGAGATCGGAGTCGGGCCTAAGGTCATCAGGATCCGGGACGCCACCGGGAATGTGAATGCGCACTACTTCAGGACTGCGCTCGATCGGTCGCCGGTCGTCGTCTTTGCGCAGGATAGGGGCCTCCGCTACATCTGGTCGTATAACCAGCAACTTGGGCCTACGGATACGTCCATCATCGGTATGGCGGACCCGGAGGCCTTCCTCTCCGACGAAGCCGCACACCTCACCGCGCTCAAGCGCCGAGTCCTGGAGACGGGGGAGATCATACGGGCGGAGGCGGTTCTCACCGTCGCAGGCGAGCCGCACGTCCGGGATCTGACATTAAAGCCGCTCCGAGACGCCGGCGGGAGCATCGTCGGCATCACCGGGACCGCGTTCGACGTGACCGAGCGGGACCGTGCGGAAGAGGCGCTTCGGAAGCGAACCTATGACCTGAACCAGCGGATGAACGAACTCCGGTGCCTCTATACCATCGCTCACCTCGTTGAGGTGCCGGGGATAACGCTTGATAGGCTCCTGCAGGCGGTTGCCGATACGCTCCCTTCGGGCTGGCAATACCCGGACGATACTGCGGCACGGATCACGGTCGAGGGCCGGGAATACCGGCGGGGCGACCCCGGGGAGACTCCTTGGAAGCAGAAAAGCCCGATTGTTGTCCGCGGCGCATGTGTTGGCGAGGTCGAGGTCCGCTACCTCCGCGAGAGGCCGGAGGCGGATGAAGGGCCGTTCCTGCGGGAAGAGCGGATGCTGCTTGACGCCGTCGCGGAGCGGCTCGGCCGGGTCATCGAGCGGATGCGGGCGGAGGCGGCGCTCTTAAACAGCGAGGAGAAGTTTCGGGGGATTGCACAACGGAGTTTCGACCTCATTGTTACGTCGTATCTTGCCGGCGGACTGAACTATGTCTCGCCGGCGATGGAGCGGATACTCGGGTATCATCCTGAAGAGATGGCAGGGACGGACTGGGAGGACTATGTCCTCCAGTCAAGCCTTTTGGTGTGGGAAGAAGGGCGCCGGAAGGTGCTTCGGGGCGAGCAGGTCGAAGGGCTCAGGGTTGAGGTCAGGCGGAAGGACGGAGAGACCGCCGTACTGGAACTGAACGAGTCGCCGATTGTCGAGAACGGGATGATCGTAGGGTTTCAAGCCGTCGGCAGGGATATCTCGGAGCGGATTCTGTACGAGCGGCTCCGAGAACAGGCGTTCGATATGACCGCGCGAAACATCGCGCAGTTCGCCGTCCTTGCCGACCATGTTCGCCACCCATTGCAGGTGATCATGGGGATAGCGGATCTGCTCGAAGACGATGAGACCGCAGAGAAACTCCGCGAGCAGGTCCGGAGGATCAACAGGCGGGTCAGTCAACTCGACCGGGAATGGATGGAGTCCCGGAAGATCCGGGAGTTCCTGAAGCGGTACGAACTCTGA
- a CDS encoding acylphosphatase — MAVRARVLVSGRVQGVGFRWAVEGEAQTEGVTGWVKNLPDGRVEAVFEGDEAPVQRMVEFCRRGPAAARVDGVQAAREEYTGEFDGFFIRR; from the coding sequence ATGGCTGTGCGAGCACGCGTATTGGTCAGCGGAAGGGTGCAGGGCGTCGGGTTTCGGTGGGCCGTGGAGGGGGAGGCCCAAACCGAGGGAGTCACCGGCTGGGTCAAGAACCTTCCGGACGGCCGCGTAGAGGCCGTCTTTGAGGGCGACGAAGCGCCGGTGCAGCGGATGGTCGAGTTCTGCCGCCGGGGTCCGGCTGCAGCCCGGGTCGACGGCGTGCAGGCGGCACGCGAAGAGTATACCGGAGAGTTCGACGGTTTCTTCATCCGGCGGTGA